A DNA window from Augochlora pura isolate Apur16 chromosome 9, APUR_v2.2.1, whole genome shotgun sequence contains the following coding sequences:
- the Nd-51 gene encoding NADH dehydrogenase (ubiquinone) 51 kDa subunit has translation MAGAIVRCLQVPRRQLGLLGSALANQQQRTLADAAPEGKTRGGPLADQDRIFTNLYGRHDWRLKGALKRGDWYKTKEILDKGADWIINEIKTSGLRGRGGAGFPSGMKWSFMNKPSDGRPKYLVVNGDEGEPGTCKDREILRHDPHKLVEGCLIAGRAMGACAAYIYIRGEFYNEASNMQVAIAEAYQAGLIGKNSCGSGYNFDIYVQRGAGAYICGEETALIESIEGKQGKPRLKPPFPADVGLFGCPTTVTNVETVAVAPTICRRSGAWFASFGRVRNHGTKLFNISGHVNNPCTVEEEMSIPLKELIERHAGGVIGGWDNLMGVIPGGSSTPVIPKSVCDTVLLDFDDLVRAQSSFGTAAVIVMNKQTDIIKAITRLLSFYKHESCGQCTPCREGISWMFKILQRFVEGKAAEHEIDMLWELTKQIELHTICALADGAAWPVQGLIRHFRPEIEARMRSRKQGVAAN, from the exons ATGGCTGGTGCCATAGTGCGTTGTCTTCAGGTCCCGAGGAGACAATTGG GTCTCCTTGGATCAGCTTTGGCCAACCAGCAGCAGAGAACGCTTGCCGATGCCGCGCCAGAAGGGAAG ACAAGAGGCGGTCCTCTGGCTGACCAGGACCGTATCTTCACAAACTTGTATGGCAGACACGACTGGAGGTTGAAGGGTGCATTGAAGAGAGGGGATTGGTACAAAACCAAAGAGATCTTGGACAAGGGTGCAGACTGGATCATTAATGAAATCAAGACCTCTGGATTGAGAGGCCGTGGTGGTGCTGGTTTCCCATCTGGCATGAAATGGTCTTTCATGAACAAACCATCAGATGGTAGACCAAAGTATCTGGTAGTAAACGGAGATGAAGGGGAGCCTGGCACCTGCAAGGACCGTGAGATCCTTCGTCACGATCCACACAAGTTAGTAGAGGGTTGCCTGATAGCTGGTCGTGCCATGGGAGCTTGTGCAGCCTACATCTACATCCGTGGAGAATTCTACAATGAGGCATCTAACATGCAAGTGGCCATTGCAGAAGCCTATCAAGCTGGTCTCATTGGAAAAAATTCTTGTGGATCGGGTTACAACTTTGATATCTATGTCCAAAGAGGAGCCGGAGCATATATCTGTGGAGAGGAGACAGCTCTCATAGAGTCTATCGAGGGAAAACAAGGAAAGCCCAGACTAAAGCCACCTTTCCCAGCTGATGTGGGCTTGTTCGGGTGTCCTACAACCGTCACTAACGTCGAGACGGTTGCTGTGGCTCCT aCCATTTGCCGACGGAGTGGAGCTTGGTTCGCGTCATTCGGTCGAGTACGTAACCACggtacaaaattattcaatatttccgGCCACGTGAACAATCCGTGCACCGTAGAAGAAGAAATGTCCATTCCTTTGAAAGAGCTGATCGAGAGACACGCTGGCGGAGTGATCGGCGGGTGGGACAACTTGATGGGAGTGATTCCCGGCGGATCGTCCACCCCAGTCATTCCGAAAAG CGTCTGCGACACAGTATTACTGGATTTCGATGACCTCGTGAGAGCTCAGAGCTCATTCGGTACAGCAGCCGTGATCGTGATGAACAAGCAGACGGACATCATCAAGGCCATCACGCGGTTGCTCAGTTTCTACAAGCACGAGTCCTGTGGCCAGTGTACGCCCTGCCGCGAGGGTATCAGCTGGATGTTCAAAATCTTGCAAAG ATTCGTTGAAGGAAAGGCTGCGGAGCATGAGATAGACATGTTATGGGAATTAACGAAACAGATTGAACTACACACAATTTGCGCCTTAGCCGACGGTGCTGCCTGGCCGGTACAAGGTCTGATCAGGCATTTCCGACCGGAAATAGAGGCGCGAATGAGAAGCCGCAAACAGGGTGTCGCCGCTAACTGA
- the LOC144475103 gene encoding guanine nucleotide-exchange factor SEC12, which produces MSSRRNNCGLLARVNFPLYTLQMLTSRHILVGGGGGSSKTGVANGFEIFELSHNGSQFVAEEVTRHETGPSVVMNCTAYNDGKRTWIAAGQESHCQLYNVNTKVITIENGEVIKDTDNTKDGLRQRKSSEKAEGSNAARERIEEIKDDNSNIKSKKLQLIVKPSDSVQTDFSEEEPLQRIVRISLNGKFMATGGTDGHIRLWKFPQLHKLHDLDAHTKEIDDIDFSPDGTLIASIAKDGKAYLWNVSSGNKDKELTWSPPNSLKYMYKRCRFRKFEEAKSKTQLFILSNTMTGKNISFLQMWDIDSGSIVKSAPYKETLSALAVSDDGKFVAVGTMFSGSVDIYVAFSLRRALHVPGAHSMFVTGLEFLPTKLDGPAITSNTETAVVSISVDNKICIHSIPFRHTLPFWFVIIVIILSICCAFIFCSYLGI; this is translated from the exons ATGTCATCCAGAAGGAACAACTGTGGCCTGTTGGCCAGGGTAAACTTCCCTTTATATACTCTGCAGATGTTGACCAGCAGGCACATCCTTGTAGGTGGCGGTGGAGGTTCCTCCAAGACAGGGGTAGCCAATGGATTT GAAATATTTGAGTTGTCCCACAACGGCTCACAATTTGTAGCTGAAGAAGTAACGAGACATGAAACAGGTCCTAGTGTTGTAATGAATTGCACAGCTTATAACGATGGCAAAAGAACCTGGATCGCAGCTGGTCAGGAGAGCCACTGTCAGCTATACAATGTCAATACCAAGGTGATCACTATAGAGAATGGAGAAGTCATTAAAGACACCGATAATACTAAGGATGGGCTTAGGCAAAGGAAGAGCTCGGAAAAAGCAGAAGGGAGCAATGCAGCTAGAGAAAGGATAGAGGAAATCAAAGATGATAATTCTAATATCAAGAGCAAAAAGCTACAGTTAATTGTGAAGCCCTCTGACAGTGTTCAAACTGACTTTAG CGAGGAGGAGCCCCTGCAAAGGATCGTCCGAATAAGCCTAAATGGAAAGTTCATGGCCACTGGTGGCACAGATGGTCATATTAGACTGTGGAAATTCCCACAGCTACATAAGCTGCACGATCTAGACGCGCACACTAAAGAAATCGACGATATAGACTTTAGTCCAGATGGTACTCTAATCGCAAGCATCGCGAAAGACGGTAAAGCTTATCTGTGGAATGTATCCAGTGGCAACAAAGATAAGGAACTGACTTGGTCACCTCCGAATTCTTTGAAGTATATGTACAAAAGATGTCGGTTCCGAAAATTCGAGGAGGCCAAGTCGAAGACACAACTGTTTATACTTTCCAATACAATGACGGGAAAGAATATCAGTTTCCTACAAATGTGGGACATCGATTCTGGTAGCATAGTTAAGTCAGCGCCGTACAAAGAGACTCTATCCGCACTGGCAGTATCCGATGATGGAAAATTCGTCGCAGTTGGGACAATGTTCTCGGGAAGCGTGGACATTTACGTCGCTTTCAGTTTGAGAAGAGCTTTACACGTTCCTGGAGCGCATAGTATGTTCGTTACCGGTTTAGAATTCTTGCCAACGAAACTGGACGGCCCGGCGATCACCAGCAACACTGAAACTGCTGTCGTCAGCATCTCTGTGGACAACAAGATTTGTATACACAGCATACCGTTCAGAC ACACACTGCCGTTCTGGTTCGTCATCATTGTGATCATTCTGAGTATCTGCTGCGCGTTCATCTTCTGCAGCTACCTCGGGATATGA